A region of Reichenbachiella carrageenanivorans DNA encodes the following proteins:
- a CDS encoding hybrid sensor histidine kinase/response regulator transcription factor, whose protein sequence is MRIFFVLFATLIGSITHLQAQVINFEHIDLEDGLSQISVMAISQDALGNIWLGTRNGLNRYNGTTMTTYSTGSDSKNSLFENQIKRIKTHGDDVWILTPNAMNRFDTHTEQITNYPQPGLKSFGIYHGGIWVITEKDAYLLDQDSKQYIPKKLVLRADEIISEIEPHGDQLLIGTNHRLLVLNATAQTTLMNHVQVKSIFIDSEQNIWIGTDNNGLLKRDPSGLIKHLSGDQLSHEFVRCIQEDDHGNIWVGTFYGLDEITKEGQIKHYAVDKSRPYGLSHNSIWSLFKDQSGAMWAGTYYGGANLFNPTRNIFSFYPENTTNHESINFRVVGRMIEDKNHNLWICTDGGGLNFFDRKQNKFEYYKYTPGKNSISHNNVKGLLNQGDSILWIGTHRGGLNKMDLETKKFTSYLDAKYNPDSLPVGDISTLISYKNGFILGTIYGVIHFDPEHQTFSKFLPDYINERINERIISLFIDSEEYLWIGTEYSGLFRYSMRNGEFLSFAHKPDDERSLANNFVYQIFEDHYSRIWIATANGLNQFLPKSNDFIKYYTDQGLPGNIVFSIAASRFGGLILATNKGVSFFNVDKKTFKNITYANGLPLNELNEGGLFITSDGEVFVSGFNGMASFNEQAVLNKSSKKTPQISELFINNEKVDPTTHPEILSQSIFKTKSIDLSHFHSAITIRFTDMAFSKSEKQALEFKLEGFDQKWVTASQNSEATYTSLDDGKYVFRVRNINAPTLEARLEIKMNPPFYLSRTAYIIYLLVAIGILFLFNQQYLSRKRLEDELEMEHQKLDQNVQLNQSKLRFFTDISHEFRTPLTLIAGQIDLLLEKQNLSPSTYKKVLNIHKNTLRLKTLISELLDFRKQEQGHLKIKASKHDFIPFIEEIYLSFVELAQHAEIDYTLENDLPTVELWYDKPQLEKVFYNLLSNAFKFTPKKGKITIKLYFQDTEMAVEIINTGVGMPQESLDRIFDRFYQLDHLSTESKQGTGIGLALSKGIITAHKGSISVMSEKNDHTSFTVHIPTGHIHFDASELHTEDLDTPIISEELEFAPAVITQDVPDTETVVKTHATSTILVVEDNDEVRQFLQELMQVSFEVHVACNGQEGFERAQTLQPDLILSDVLMPVMSGTEMCSKLKTNLTTSHIPVVLLTARTAVEHKIEGLETGADDYITKPFNTKILVARINNILNNHRAIQKKFAVDPVSTTSKMAKNRIDREFLEKMETTINENLSNTKYDVAAFSRDMMLGRTNLFAKIKAITGQTPNELIMTMRLKKAAHLIATQPEATIAEIAYSCGFSNPHYFSRSFKKHFGKSPSKYLE, encoded by the coding sequence ATGAGGATTTTTTTTGTACTATTTGCGACCCTGATCGGGTCAATCACCCACCTTCAAGCCCAAGTCATCAACTTCGAACACATCGATCTAGAAGATGGTCTGAGCCAGATCTCGGTGATGGCCATCTCCCAAGATGCACTAGGCAATATCTGGTTAGGTACACGCAATGGTCTGAATAGATACAATGGCACTACCATGACGACCTATTCTACTGGCAGTGACTCTAAAAATTCACTTTTTGAAAATCAAATCAAAAGAATAAAAACGCATGGTGATGATGTGTGGATACTCACTCCTAATGCAATGAATCGCTTTGATACCCACACAGAGCAAATAACCAACTATCCACAGCCTGGTCTCAAATCGTTTGGTATATATCATGGAGGGATTTGGGTAATCACAGAAAAAGATGCCTATCTACTAGATCAAGATTCCAAACAATACATTCCCAAAAAATTAGTTCTCAGAGCCGATGAAATCATCTCTGAAATAGAACCTCATGGAGACCAACTACTGATAGGTACTAACCATCGTCTATTGGTACTAAATGCAACTGCACAGACCACACTTATGAACCATGTGCAGGTCAAAAGCATTTTCATAGACTCCGAACAAAACATCTGGATAGGCACTGACAACAACGGCCTGCTCAAACGCGACCCCTCAGGTCTGATAAAGCACCTCAGTGGCGATCAACTGAGTCATGAGTTTGTAAGATGCATCCAAGAAGATGATCACGGCAATATTTGGGTCGGTACATTTTATGGGCTAGACGAAATCACCAAAGAGGGACAAATCAAGCACTACGCAGTGGATAAAAGCCGTCCTTATGGACTGTCTCACAATTCTATCTGGTCGTTGTTTAAAGATCAAAGTGGTGCCATGTGGGCAGGCACTTATTATGGTGGTGCTAATCTTTTTAATCCTACTCGAAACATCTTCTCCTTCTACCCCGAAAACACGACCAACCATGAAAGTATCAACTTCAGAGTAGTAGGCCGCATGATCGAAGACAAAAACCACAACCTATGGATCTGTACCGATGGTGGAGGCCTCAACTTCTTCGACCGAAAACAAAACAAATTTGAATACTACAAGTACACACCAGGCAAAAACAGTATCTCTCACAACAATGTAAAAGGGCTTCTCAACCAAGGAGATTCGATATTGTGGATCGGTACTCACCGTGGAGGATTGAATAAGATGGATTTGGAAACGAAAAAATTCACCTCCTATCTCGATGCCAAATACAATCCAGATTCACTACCTGTAGGAGACATATCCACACTCATTTCATACAAAAACGGGTTTATCCTTGGTACGATTTACGGAGTCATTCACTTTGATCCTGAGCATCAAACCTTCTCAAAGTTTCTACCCGATTATATCAATGAGCGTATCAACGAGCGTATCATCAGTCTATTTATAGACTCCGAAGAATACCTCTGGATCGGCACGGAATATTCGGGGCTCTTCCGTTATTCTATGCGCAATGGCGAATTTTTATCGTTTGCTCACAAACCAGATGATGAGCGAAGTCTGGCCAATAATTTTGTCTATCAAATATTCGAAGATCACTATTCCAGGATTTGGATTGCCACGGCCAATGGCCTCAACCAATTTCTTCCTAAAAGCAATGATTTCATCAAATACTACACAGACCAAGGGCTCCCTGGCAATATTGTATTTAGCATAGCTGCTTCCAGGTTTGGAGGGCTTATTCTCGCCACCAATAAAGGGGTGAGCTTTTTCAACGTAGACAAGAAGACTTTCAAAAACATCACTTACGCCAATGGACTTCCCCTCAATGAGCTCAACGAAGGCGGGCTATTTATCACCTCCGACGGGGAAGTTTTTGTCAGTGGCTTCAATGGCATGGCCTCGTTCAACGAACAAGCTGTACTCAACAAATCGAGCAAGAAAACGCCACAAATAAGTGAGCTATTCATCAACAACGAAAAAGTAGATCCTACGACTCATCCCGAAATTCTGAGTCAGAGTATTTTCAAAACCAAAAGTATAGACCTTAGTCATTTTCACTCAGCGATCACTATCCGCTTTACGGATATGGCTTTCTCCAAATCAGAAAAGCAAGCATTAGAATTTAAACTAGAGGGGTTTGATCAAAAATGGGTGACTGCCTCACAGAATAGCGAAGCCACCTATACCAGCTTGGACGATGGTAAGTACGTCTTCCGTGTAAGAAACATCAACGCACCTACCTTGGAAGCACGATTGGAAATCAAGATGAATCCGCCGTTTTATCTCTCAAGAACAGCTTATATCATATATTTATTGGTAGCCATTGGTATCCTTTTTCTCTTCAATCAACAATACCTATCTAGGAAAAGGCTTGAAGATGAACTAGAAATGGAGCATCAAAAACTAGATCAGAATGTACAACTCAACCAATCTAAGCTTCGATTCTTTACAGACATCTCTCATGAATTCAGAACGCCACTCACGCTCATAGCTGGACAGATAGACCTACTGCTCGAAAAACAAAACCTATCCCCATCTACTTACAAGAAAGTGCTCAATATTCATAAAAACACTTTACGACTGAAGACCCTCATTTCGGAGCTTCTAGATTTTAGAAAACAAGAGCAAGGTCATCTTAAAATCAAAGCATCGAAGCATGATTTTATTCCATTCATTGAGGAGATCTATTTGAGCTTTGTCGAATTGGCTCAGCACGCAGAGATTGACTATACCTTAGAAAACGACCTACCTACTGTAGAACTCTGGTATGACAAACCCCAACTTGAAAAAGTCTTTTACAATTTGCTTTCAAATGCCTTCAAATTCACTCCAAAAAAAGGAAAGATCACTATTAAGCTCTATTTTCAGGACACTGAAATGGCTGTCGAAATCATCAATACTGGCGTAGGCATGCCACAAGAAAGCCTAGATAGAATATTTGACAGGTTCTACCAATTGGATCACTTATCCACCGAAAGCAAGCAAGGTACAGGCATTGGTCTAGCCCTATCCAAAGGCATTATCACGGCACACAAAGGCAGTATATCTGTGATGAGTGAGAAAAATGACCACACGTCATTCACCGTACATATTCCTACTGGGCATATCCATTTTGATGCTTCTGAATTGCACACTGAAGACTTGGACACTCCGATCATTTCGGAGGAACTTGAGTTTGCCCCTGCGGTAATAACCCAGGATGTCCCCGATACAGAAACGGTTGTAAAAACACATGCAACTTCTACCATACTAGTCGTAGAAGACAACGATGAGGTACGCCAATTTTTACAAGAACTGATGCAGGTATCCTTCGAGGTACATGTAGCCTGCAATGGACAAGAAGGTTTTGAAAGAGCACAAACCCTACAGCCAGATCTGATTCTCAGCGATGTGCTGATGCCTGTAATGAGTGGTACTGAAATGTGCAGTAAACTAAAGACTAATCTTACGACCTCTCACATACCAGTAGTCTTGCTCACTGCCCGTACTGCCGTAGAACACAAAATAGAGGGACTGGAAACAGGTGCCGACGATTATATCACCAAACCATTCAACACTAAAATACTGGTAGCGCGAATCAACAACATCCTCAATAATCACCGAGCCATACAGAAGAAATTTGCCGTAGACCCTGTATCTACTACATCAAAAATGGCCAAAAATAGGATTGACAGAGAGTTTTTGGAGAAGATGGAAACAACAATAAATGAAAACCTGAGCAACACGAAGTATGATGTGGCGGCCTTCTCCAGAGATATGATGCTAGGCCGCACCAACTTGTTTGCCAAAATAAAAGCCATCACGGGTCAGACTCCCAATGAGCTTATCATGACCATGCGGCTAAAAAAAGCAGCACATCTGATCGCCACACAACCTGAGGCAACTATTGCCGAAATCGCTTATTCCTGTGGTTTTTCTAACCCTCATTATTTTAGCCGAAGCTTTAAGAAACACTTTGGAAAATCTCCTTCTAAGTATTTGGAGTAA
- a CDS encoding glycoside hydrolase family 88 protein, which yields MNWLAIISFAVVVAGCTSSTGKNSERVEDHTLQSVEQQLSLLLATAEEANKNPRTIDEDGEIHWATKAPTSNRLGGFDWTLGFFPGSCWYMYEYTQDEKWKDAAIKFQSLHENFKDLTGSHDMGFVFNCSYGNAYRLTKEDKYKEVMIDAGDALIQRFNPTVGCIQSWDVDKGWQATRGWRYPVIIDNMMNLELLFELTKLTGDSKYKEVAISHADKTLQNHFRADYSSYHVVDYDPETGAVRKKNTAQGYAHESAWARGQAWGLYGYVVCYRYTKDPRYLEQAIKIADFIQSFDGTPKDGIPYWDYQAPEIPNEPRDVSAAAITASALVELNGYTKDAYKPFENKLMTSLASPAYTAKAGEIHNFVLKHSVGSIPHNNEIDVPLNYADYYYIEALVRQYELSK from the coding sequence ATGAATTGGTTAGCCATCATATCTTTCGCAGTTGTCGTCGCAGGATGTACCAGTAGTACTGGCAAAAACAGCGAGCGAGTAGAAGACCATACACTACAGAGTGTAGAGCAGCAGCTGAGCTTACTACTTGCCACGGCAGAGGAAGCAAATAAAAATCCACGTACTATAGACGAAGACGGTGAAATCCACTGGGCGACTAAAGCACCTACTTCCAATCGTCTTGGTGGTTTCGATTGGACCTTAGGTTTCTTCCCTGGTAGCTGTTGGTATATGTATGAGTATACCCAAGATGAAAAATGGAAAGATGCGGCGATCAAATTTCAAAGCCTTCATGAAAATTTTAAAGACCTAACAGGGTCTCACGATATGGGCTTTGTGTTCAACTGCTCTTATGGCAATGCCTATCGCCTGACCAAAGAAGACAAGTACAAGGAAGTGATGATTGATGCTGGTGATGCCTTGATTCAGAGATTCAACCCTACAGTAGGCTGCATCCAAAGCTGGGATGTAGACAAAGGATGGCAAGCCACTAGAGGTTGGAGGTATCCTGTCATTATAGACAATATGATGAACCTAGAGTTGTTATTCGAGCTAACCAAACTGACAGGCGATTCAAAATACAAGGAAGTGGCGATATCTCATGCCGATAAGACTTTACAAAATCATTTTAGAGCAGACTACAGCTCCTACCATGTGGTAGATTATGATCCAGAGACAGGCGCTGTGCGCAAAAAAAACACCGCTCAAGGTTATGCACATGAGAGCGCATGGGCGAGAGGACAGGCATGGGGGTTGTATGGATATGTAGTATGCTATCGATACACCAAAGACCCAAGGTATTTGGAACAGGCCATAAAAATCGCAGATTTTATTCAGTCATTTGATGGCACGCCTAAGGATGGGATTCCGTATTGGGACTATCAGGCACCTGAGATTCCAAACGAACCAAGAGATGTGTCGGCAGCAGCGATTACCGCCTCGGCCTTGGTCGAACTCAATGGGTACACGAAAGATGCTTACAAGCCTTTTGAAAATAAGTTGATGACCTCATTGGCTTCTCCTGCATATACGGCCAAAGCAGGCGAAATCCACAACTTTGTGCTGAAGCACAGCGTGGGTAGCATCCCGCACAACAACGAAATAGACGTGCCTCTCAACTACGCAGACTATTATTATATAGAGGCACTTGTACGTCAATACGAATTAAGTAAATAA